One Glycine soja cultivar W05 chromosome 2, ASM419377v2, whole genome shotgun sequence genomic region harbors:
- the LOC114385956 gene encoding aspartyl protease family protein 2-like yields MSSHPSLFSLFFFLLLSLPQHSFSSTEEYLKLPLLPRTPLPSPSHLLAADLRRLSANSPLTSGAPTGSGQYFASLRLGSPPQRLLLVADTGSDLIWVKCSGCRRNCSSTAFLPRHSASFSPHHCYDSPCQLVPHPPSPKNHLCNNHTKLHTPCHYQYSYADGSTSTGFFSKETISLNTTNSTRQTRLNKLSFGCAFRTSGPSVTGHSFNGAQGVMGLGRGPISFTSQLARKLSNTKTKNTFSYCLLDYTLSPPPTSYLTIGPTPNDVVSRNSFTYTPLLTNPFSPSFYYISIQSVSVDGVRLPISESVFRIDANGNGGTVVDSGTTLSFLAEPAYGKILAAFRRRVRLPAVESAAALGFDLCVNVSGVARPKLPRLRFRLAGKAVLSPPVGNYFIEPAEGVKCLAVQPVRPDSGFSVIGNLMQQGYLFEFDLDRSRIGFTRHGCAVR; encoded by the coding sequence ATGTCTTCACACCCCTCTCTCTTttccctcttcttcttcctccttctctccctcccaCAACATTCCTTCTCCTCAACAGAGGAGTATCTCAAATTACCCTTACTCCCTCGCACCCCCCTCCCCTCCCCCTCCCACCTCCTCGCCGCCGACCTCCGCCGCCTCTCCGCCAACTCCCCCCTCACCTCCGGCGCCCCCACCGGCTCCGGCCAGTACTTCGCCTCCCTCCGCCTCGGCTCCCCTCCCCAGCGCCTCCTCCTCGTCGCCGACACCGGCAGCGACCTAATCTGGGTCAAATGCTCCGGCTGCCGCCGCAACTGCTCTTCCACCGCCTTCCTCCCCCGCCACTCCGCCTCCTTCTCCCCCCATCACTGCTACGACTCGCCGTGCCAACTCGTCCCCCACCCCCCGAGTCCCAAAAATCATCTCTGCAACAATCACACCAAACTCCACACCCCATGCCACTACCAATACTCCTACGCCGACGGGTCCACCTCCACGGGCTTCTTCTCCAAAGAAACAATATCACTCAACACAACTAACTCTACTCGTCAAACAAGACTCAATAAACTTTCCTTCGGCTGCGCCTTCCGTACCTCCGGCCCAAGCGTCACGGGCCACAGCTTCAACGGCGCGCAGGGCGTAATGGGCTTGGGCCGCGGCCCGATCTCCTTCACCTCTCAACTCGCCCGCAAACTCAGCAACACAAAGACCAAAAACACCTTCTCTTACTGTCTTCTCGACTACACCCTCTCCCCTCCCCCTACTAGCTACCTCACCATTGGCCCCACCCCTAACGACGTCGTTTCGCGAAACTCATTCACTTACACTCCGTTACTCACTAACCCTTTCTCTCCTTCCTTTTACTACATTTCTATTCAGAGTGTTTCTGTTGACGGCGTTAGGTTACCGATAAGTGAATCTGTTTTCCGGATTGACGCCAACGGTAATGGCGGCACCGTCGTGGATTCCGGCACCACGCTCAGCTTTCTCGCCGAGCCGGCTTACGGGAAGATCCTCGCGGCGTTCCGGCGGCGCGTGAGGCTTCCGGCGGTGGAGAGCGCTGCCGCGCTGGGGTTCGACCTTTGTGTTAATGTTTCCGGCGTGGCGAGGCCGAAGCTGCCGCGGCTGAGATTCCGGCTCGCCGGGAAAGCGGTTCTGTCGCCGCCGGTgggtaattattttattgaaccGGCGGAGGGAGTTAAGTGTCTTGCGGTTCAGCCGGTTCGACCGGATTCGGGGTTTTCGGTGATTGGGAATCTGATGCAGCAGGGGTACTTGTTTGAGTTCGATTTGGACCGGTCGCGGATCGGGTTCACGCGTCACGGATGCGCGGTTCGTTGA